The proteins below come from a single Streptomyces sp. SCSIO 75703 genomic window:
- a CDS encoding IclR family transcriptional regulator — protein sequence MSQTVDRALSILPLLAEGPADLGKVAERLGVHKSTALRLLRTLHDHGFVYRQADQRYRLGSRLIALAQEAMENLDVREIAHPHLVRLNEQCGHTVHLAVHEEGEVLYIDKVESRYPVRMYSRIGKPVAITVAAVAKLLLADLPEAERRAVADKLDYPLYTARSTPHADAFLKELAKVREQGWATDLGGHEESINCVAAPVRGADGRVVAAMSVSAPNVVVTAEELLTLLPLVRRTADAISGEYSGRTPTHPSDKDPA from the coding sequence ATGAGCCAGACCGTCGACCGCGCGCTCAGCATCCTGCCGCTGCTCGCCGAGGGCCCCGCCGACCTCGGCAAGGTCGCCGAACGGCTCGGCGTGCACAAGTCCACCGCCCTGCGCCTGCTGCGCACCCTCCACGACCACGGCTTCGTCTACCGCCAGGCCGACCAGCGCTACCGCCTCGGCTCCCGGCTCATCGCCCTCGCCCAGGAGGCGATGGAGAACCTCGACGTCCGCGAGATCGCCCACCCCCACCTCGTCCGCCTCAACGAGCAGTGCGGCCACACCGTCCACCTCGCCGTCCACGAGGAGGGCGAGGTCCTCTACATCGACAAGGTCGAGAGCCGCTACCCGGTCCGCATGTACTCCCGGATCGGCAAACCCGTCGCCATCACCGTCGCCGCCGTCGCCAAACTGCTCCTCGCCGACCTCCCCGAGGCCGAGCGCCGCGCCGTCGCGGACAAGCTCGACTACCCCCTCTACACGGCCCGTTCGACCCCCCACGCCGACGCCTTCCTCAAGGAGCTGGCCAAGGTGCGCGAACAGGGCTGGGCCACCGACCTCGGCGGCCACGAGGAGTCCATCAACTGTGTCGCCGCGCCCGTCCGGGGCGCCGACGGCCGGGTCGTCGCCGCCATGTCGGTCTCCGCGCCGAACGTCGTCGTCACCGCCGAGGAACTCCTCACCCTGCTCCCGCTGGTGCGCCGCACCGC
- a CDS encoding sugar kinase has protein sequence MTADGPRSTAPDVVDVVALGESMVTFLPSRPGRLADVPSFDRGIGGAESNVACTLAAAGHSVRWVGRVGADGFGDHLVEAIGAYGVDTSAVRRDPDRPTGVYFRTAQDRATDAHEVAYYRAGSAASAMSPATLDLDAVRAGRVLHLSGITAALSAGCLELMRELTTRRPGRPLVSFDVNHRPALWRGADGPRALLDLARGADLVFVGEDEAWDLDGPEAVRAALPEPEVLVVKQGGTGATAFHGPHAVTVPALAVDVVAAVGAGDAFAAGFLSATLRGLPLRARLRHGHLMAAAALTAPGDLATPPARDHADRLAALDDTAWGRLRLGPGWTTQDDPAHADRAEEEVRTP, from the coding sequence GTGACCGCCGACGGCCCCCGCAGCACCGCCCCCGACGTCGTGGACGTCGTCGCGCTCGGCGAGTCCATGGTCACCTTCCTGCCCTCCCGCCCCGGGCGCCTCGCCGACGTCCCCTCCTTCGACCGGGGCATCGGCGGCGCCGAGTCCAACGTGGCCTGCACCCTGGCCGCGGCCGGACACTCCGTCCGCTGGGTCGGCCGGGTCGGCGCGGACGGCTTCGGCGACCACCTCGTCGAGGCCATCGGCGCCTACGGCGTCGACACCTCCGCCGTCCGCCGCGACCCCGACCGCCCCACCGGCGTCTACTTCCGCACCGCCCAGGACCGCGCCACCGACGCCCACGAAGTCGCCTACTACCGCGCCGGATCGGCCGCCTCCGCCATGTCGCCGGCCACCCTCGACCTCGACGCCGTCCGCGCCGGACGCGTCCTGCACCTGTCCGGCATCACCGCCGCGCTCTCCGCCGGCTGCCTGGAACTGATGCGCGAGCTGACCACCCGCCGCCCCGGCCGCCCCCTGGTCTCCTTCGACGTCAACCACCGCCCCGCCCTGTGGCGCGGCGCCGACGGGCCCCGGGCCCTGCTCGACCTGGCGCGCGGCGCCGACCTGGTCTTCGTCGGCGAGGACGAGGCGTGGGACCTGGACGGCCCCGAGGCCGTCCGCGCCGCCCTGCCCGAACCCGAGGTCCTCGTCGTCAAACAGGGCGGCACCGGCGCCACCGCCTTCCACGGGCCGCACGCCGTCACCGTCCCCGCCCTGGCCGTCGACGTCGTCGCCGCCGTCGGCGCGGGCGACGCCTTCGCCGCCGGGTTCCTCTCCGCCACCCTGCGCGGACTGCCCCTGCGCGCCCGCCTGCGCCACGGCCACCTCATGGCCGCCGCCGCCCTCACCGCCCCCGGCGACCTCGCCACGCCCCCCGCCCGCGACCACGCCGACCGCCTCGCCGCCCTCGACGACACCGCGTGGGGGAGACTGCGACTCGGCCCCGGCTGGACCACCCAGGACGACCCCGCGCACGCGGACCGGGCCGAGGAGGAGGTACGCACCCCATGA